A window of the Pelagicoccus albus genome harbors these coding sequences:
- a CDS encoding GNAT family N-acetyltransferase, with amino-acid sequence MDFQEITVGSDAYRQECELRQDVLRRPLGLNLYDEDLSEELDHRHFGIFESDKLVACIVAIPEHENQAKLRQMAVAPNTQGCGYGRKLVNLVEDVLAKEGCLSLSLHARESAIGFYAKLGYQIVGDVFNSVGIPHRLMVKKLEPPTGSS; translated from the coding sequence ATGGATTTCCAAGAGATAACGGTTGGCTCTGATGCGTATCGGCAGGAATGCGAACTCCGGCAGGATGTTTTGCGGCGGCCTTTAGGTCTTAACCTTTACGACGAGGATTTAAGCGAAGAGCTTGACCATAGGCATTTCGGAATTTTTGAATCCGACAAATTGGTCGCCTGCATCGTGGCGATTCCCGAGCACGAGAATCAAGCGAAGCTGAGGCAGATGGCAGTGGCTCCTAACACCCAGGGATGCGGCTACGGTCGCAAGCTCGTTAACTTAGTCGAAGACGTATTAGCCAAGGAGGGTTGCTTATCGCTATCGTTGCATGCTCGAGAGTCTGCGATAGGATTTTACGCAAAACTAGGCTATCAAATCGTAGGCGATGTATTCAATTCGGTCGGCATTCCCCATCGGCTTATGGTTAAGAAATTAGAACCACCAACCGGCTCTAGCTGA